The following proteins come from a genomic window of Synechococcus sp. NB0720_010:
- a CDS encoding histidine kinase yields MQGSVDGWAEPDDDDSPQRRRLKLLLVAGTHHRASADVRSLVAFLEREDFGFEVGLELADPAQRPELLELHRLVATPALIKLEPAPKQVFAGNMLLQQLRNWLPRWQQLEVVSGLGMSLRPAESDGSRTQRELQLEDQVLVLRQENETLIERLRGQERLLRMVAHELRTPLTASKLALQSLNLGQIDQTRFRDVLDRRLDDIEQLSKDLLEVGTTRWEALFNPQRIALGPLAAEAILELEKRWVGRGLELITDIPSDLPDVYADQRRMRQVFLNLLENAFKYTPDAGQVRMSIFHRTSQWIEVSVCDSGPGIPVDEQERIFQDRVRLPQTSSTTSGFGVGLSVCRRITEVHGGRIWVVSEPDEGACFYFTVPVWDGQGAS; encoded by the coding sequence ATCCAAGGCAGCGTTGATGGCTGGGCAGAACCCGATGACGATGACTCCCCGCAACGCCGCCGTCTGAAGTTGTTGCTGGTAGCCGGCACCCACCACCGGGCCAGCGCCGATGTGCGAAGCCTGGTGGCGTTTTTGGAACGGGAAGACTTTGGCTTCGAAGTCGGCCTGGAGCTGGCGGACCCTGCGCAACGTCCGGAACTGCTGGAGCTCCACCGGCTGGTGGCCACCCCAGCACTGATCAAGCTCGAGCCCGCTCCCAAGCAGGTCTTTGCGGGCAACATGCTGCTGCAACAGCTGCGCAACTGGTTGCCGCGCTGGCAGCAGCTGGAGGTCGTGAGCGGCCTGGGCATGAGCCTCAGGCCCGCGGAGAGCGATGGCAGCCGAACGCAGCGGGAACTGCAACTGGAAGACCAGGTCCTGGTGCTGCGCCAAGAAAACGAAACGCTGATCGAACGCCTACGCGGCCAGGAGCGTCTGCTGCGGATGGTCGCCCACGAATTGAGAACCCCCCTCACGGCCTCCAAGCTGGCGCTGCAAAGCCTGAACCTCGGGCAAATCGATCAAACCCGCTTCCGCGATGTCCTCGATCGGCGCCTCGACGACATCGAGCAGTTGTCGAAGGATCTGCTGGAGGTGGGAACCACCCGCTGGGAAGCCCTGTTCAACCCCCAGCGCATCGCCCTGGGCCCCCTCGCCGCGGAGGCCATTCTTGAGCTGGAGAAGCGCTGGGTGGGCCGAGGCCTCGAGCTGATCACCGATATCCCAAGCGACCTTCCCGATGTCTATGCGGACCAGCGTCGAATGCGACAAGTGTTCCTCAACCTGCTGGAGAACGCCTTCAAGTACACGCCCGACGCCGGGCAGGTGCGCATGTCCATCTTTCACCGCACCAGCCAGTGGATCGAGGTCAGCGTCTGCGATTCCGGCCCGGGGATTCCTGTCGATGAGCAGGAGCGGATTTTTCAGGATCGGGTACGCCTCCCCCAGACCTCATCCACCACCTCTGGCTTTGGGGTCGGCCTCTCGGTCTGCCGGCGCATCACGGAAGTGCACGGGGGCCGGATCTGGGTGGTTTCCGAGCCGGATGAGGGCGCCTGCTTCTACTTCACGGTGCCCGTCTGGGACGGCCAAGGGGCCAGTTGA
- a CDS encoding SRPBCC family protein: MERLPGGTRRLAVQLRLAIDPTWIWAVLTDYDQLSRFIPNLQTSRLLWRRGSVVGLEQEGAQRFMGMQFKARVQLELTEHPEARQLTFTMLKGDFRRFDGVWTIGFDGETTTLLYELTVQGCVGMPIGLIEQRLQEDLAANLRAVQAEAQRREALV, from the coding sequence ATGGAGCGCTTGCCAGGCGGCACCCGCCGGCTTGCGGTTCAGCTTCGCCTGGCCATTGATCCGACCTGGATCTGGGCGGTCCTGACGGATTACGACCAGCTGAGCCGCTTCATCCCCAATCTCCAGACCTCACGCTTGCTCTGGCGGCGTGGGTCCGTCGTTGGCCTCGAGCAGGAAGGTGCCCAGCGCTTTATGGGGATGCAGTTCAAGGCCAGGGTGCAGCTCGAGCTCACGGAACATCCCGAGGCTCGGCAGCTGACCTTCACGATGTTGAAGGGGGATTTTCGCCGCTTTGATGGGGTTTGGACTATTGGTTTCGACGGAGAGACCACAACCCTGCTCTACGAATTAACGGTTCAGGGCTGCGTCGGGATGCCGATCGGGCTGATTGAACAGCGCCTGCAGGAAGATCTGGCCGCCAACTTGCGTGCTGTGCAGGCCGAGGCTCAGCGCCGAGAAGCGCTGGTCTGA
- a CDS encoding phycobilisome linker polypeptide produces the protein MRVSTATSSRSDSRMFTVVVQGYGSAHPRNAERTISVPFSRLQALMQSISQIGGTIVSVTPSSEAPAAPAPAPAAKPAPAAAAKKAPAKKAASVSHAAVPVNLYKPKTPFLGTVTENYSLLGEGAIGRVNHITFDLKGGDPQLHYVEGQSIGIIPDGEDANGKPHKLRLYSIASTRHGDDLADDTVSLCVRQLQYEKDGETINGVCSTFLCDIEPGAKVKITGPVGKEMLLPDDEEANIIMLATGTGIAPMRTYLRRMFESAEREKNGWNFRGKAWLFMGAPTTANLLYDDDFNRYEREFPENFRYTKAISREQKNANGGRMYIQDRVSENADEIFAMIEDPKTHVYMCGLRGMEPGIDEAMTTAAAAKGLDWSELRPKLKKAERWHVETY, from the coding sequence ATGCGTGTTTCGACCGCTACATCCAGCCGCAGCGACTCCCGCATGTTCACTGTGGTTGTGCAGGGGTATGGCAGTGCCCACCCCCGCAATGCCGAGCGGACGATCAGCGTTCCCTTCTCTCGCCTGCAGGCACTGATGCAATCCATCAGTCAGATCGGTGGGACGATCGTTTCGGTCACCCCCTCCTCTGAGGCGCCTGCTGCACCTGCCCCCGCGCCCGCGGCCAAGCCGGCTCCCGCCGCTGCCGCCAAAAAAGCCCCCGCTAAAAAAGCTGCTTCTGTGTCACACGCTGCCGTTCCGGTCAATCTCTACAAGCCCAAGACCCCTTTCCTGGGCACCGTTACCGAGAACTACAGCCTGCTGGGCGAAGGTGCGATCGGTCGCGTGAACCACATCACCTTCGACCTCAAAGGTGGTGATCCCCAGCTGCACTACGTCGAAGGCCAGTCCATCGGCATCATTCCCGATGGCGAGGACGCCAACGGCAAGCCCCACAAGCTCCGTCTGTATTCGATCGCCAGCACCCGCCACGGCGACGACCTGGCTGATGACACCGTCTCCCTCTGCGTGCGTCAGCTGCAGTACGAGAAGGATGGCGAAACCATCAACGGTGTCTGCTCCACCTTCCTCTGCGACATCGAGCCCGGCGCCAAGGTGAAGATCACCGGTCCGGTGGGCAAGGAAATGCTCCTGCCTGACGACGAAGAGGCCAACATCATCATGCTGGCCACCGGCACCGGCATCGCGCCGATGCGCACCTACCTGCGCCGCATGTTCGAGTCCGCCGAGCGCGAGAAGAACGGTTGGAACTTCCGCGGTAAGGCTTGGCTGTTCATGGGTGCACCCACCACCGCCAACCTGCTCTACGACGACGATTTCAACCGCTACGAGCGTGAGTTCCCCGAGAACTTCCGCTACACCAAGGCCATCAGCCGCGAGCAGAAGAACGCCAACGGCGGCCGGATGTACATCCAGGACCGCGTCAGCGAGAACGCCGATGAGATCTTCGCCATGATCGAAGACCCCAAGACCCACGTCTACATGTGCGGTCTGCGCGGCATGGAGCCCGGCATCGACGAAGCCATGACCACGGCCGCCGCGGCCAAGGGTCTGGATTGGTCCGAACTGCGTCCCAAGCTCAAAAAAGCCGAGCGCTGGCACGTCGAGACCTACTGA
- the zwf gene encoding glucose-6-phosphate dehydrogenase, with amino-acid sequence MPAQQTNPLRVGLRQERVISPQCLVIFGASGDLTHRKLIPALFELFRQRRLPTEFAILGCARRPWSDEDFRGRMAEAMASEIQQHQSAWEQFSGCLFYEPVDLQKDEDVVKLGTRLEALDRLKATRGNRTFYLSVSPAYYGSGCRALANAGLLQDPGRSRVVIEKPFGTDYSSAQTLNRIVQSCGKESQIFRIDHYLGKETVQNILVLRFANAIFEPIWNRNYISSVQITAAETVGVEERAGYYETSGALRDMVQNHLTQMLALTAMEAPGHFDPEAIRNEKAKVLQAARLANEDEPWKCCVRGQYSRGGSPASPLAGYREEPGVNPDSTTETYVAMKLFIDNWRWQGVPFYLRTGKRLPKRLSEVVLTFRKAPVQLFDAAGGTPTANQLVLRIQPDEGAGFVFDVKAPGSGMRSRPVDMHFSYEESFGEPSDEGYVRLLADAMLGDPTLFTRSDEVEAAWRLYTPLLELIEDAPARLPVYPYEARTWGPAASDSLLAEDGLMWRRP; translated from the coding sequence ATGCCGGCCCAGCAAACCAACCCTCTGCGGGTAGGCCTTCGACAAGAGCGTGTCATCTCACCCCAGTGCCTGGTGATCTTTGGTGCGAGTGGTGACCTCACCCATCGCAAGTTGATCCCGGCGCTGTTCGAGCTGTTCCGCCAACGCCGATTACCCACGGAGTTCGCCATCCTCGGCTGCGCACGCAGGCCCTGGAGTGATGAGGACTTCCGCGGGCGCATGGCCGAGGCGATGGCCAGCGAAATCCAGCAGCACCAAAGCGCCTGGGAGCAATTCAGCGGCTGCCTCTTCTACGAGCCGGTGGACCTGCAGAAGGACGAAGACGTCGTCAAATTGGGCACGCGACTCGAGGCCCTCGATCGGCTCAAGGCCACCCGCGGCAACCGAACCTTCTATCTCTCGGTATCACCGGCCTATTACGGCAGCGGTTGCCGGGCCCTGGCCAACGCCGGTCTCCTCCAGGATCCCGGCCGCAGCCGGGTTGTGATCGAGAAACCCTTTGGCACGGACTACAGCAGCGCCCAAACCCTGAACCGCATCGTCCAAAGCTGCGGCAAGGAATCCCAGATCTTCCGAATCGACCACTACCTGGGCAAAGAGACCGTCCAGAACATCCTGGTGTTGCGCTTCGCCAACGCCATCTTTGAGCCGATCTGGAACCGGAATTACATCTCCAGCGTCCAGATCACAGCGGCGGAAACCGTCGGCGTGGAAGAGCGGGCCGGGTACTACGAAACCAGTGGTGCCCTGCGGGACATGGTGCAGAACCACCTCACCCAAATGCTGGCCCTCACCGCCATGGAAGCGCCCGGGCACTTCGACCCCGAGGCCATTCGCAACGAAAAGGCCAAGGTGCTGCAGGCCGCCCGGCTCGCCAATGAAGACGAGCCATGGAAATGCTGCGTGCGCGGGCAATACAGCCGCGGCGGCAGTCCGGCCAGTCCCCTAGCGGGCTACCGGGAGGAACCGGGGGTGAATCCCGACAGCACCACCGAAACCTATGTGGCGATGAAGCTGTTCATCGACAACTGGCGCTGGCAAGGGGTGCCCTTCTACCTGCGTACGGGCAAACGTCTACCCAAACGCCTCTCAGAAGTTGTGCTGACCTTCCGCAAGGCTCCCGTGCAGCTCTTTGATGCGGCGGGTGGCACCCCGACCGCCAACCAACTGGTGCTGAGGATCCAACCGGATGAAGGCGCTGGCTTTGTCTTTGACGTCAAAGCACCCGGCTCGGGCATGCGCAGCCGACCGGTGGACATGCACTTCAGCTACGAGGAGAGCTTCGGTGAGCCCTCCGATGAGGGCTATGTCCGCCTTCTAGCCGACGCGATGCTCGGCGATCCCACCCTCTTCACCCGCAGTGATGAGGTGGAGGCCGCCTGGAGGCTCTACACCCCCTTGCTGGAACTGATTGAGGACGCCCCAGCCCGCCTGCCGGTCTACCCCTACGAAGCCCGGACCTGGGGTCCCGCCGCCTCCGATTCCCTCCTGGCCGAGGACGGCCTGATGTGGCGACGCCCGTAA
- a CDS encoding glucose-6-phosphate dehydrogenase assembly protein OpcA produces MAPQLTLQAPIEMAPQEVPDYLNRLWSDHLKDSSGASTFTLVVWEPSWLQQQLIRTGRADGPLSGLLNDQLLEAARRASSELGLPTGTAPTAPQVAWALGQEPGQHSAEDLRGQFVDRAISAHQPRRLITLAPTLAADQQLQSMVAAYCPLPEERGTTSDACGDVVVLRGGMGAMSHGLSMLQELIPSDLPCWVWWNGSMDESPELLEGLATVPRRLVVDSSIGEPRRCLDLLAQRIALGQAVNDLNWLRLRTWRESLAMVFDPPTRQSALDQVVQLDIDVEGQHPVKGLLLAAWIADRLGWHLVSSFWIDGSSPAERGIGAEFQRSDGQSVQFRLMPVPVGMSKVHPGALVGLRLICAPPNRSPLCVILCSESGGCMRLEAGGVASMELAEEVVPLPNESEEMEMARLLGGGHDSTNPLMAAAVALAAKLLPS; encoded by the coding sequence ATGGCTCCCCAACTCACCCTCCAGGCCCCCATCGAGATGGCTCCCCAGGAGGTCCCGGACTATCTCAACCGGCTCTGGAGTGACCATCTCAAGGACTCCAGCGGTGCCTCCACCTTCACCCTGGTGGTGTGGGAGCCCTCCTGGCTACAGCAGCAGCTGATTCGAACCGGCCGTGCGGATGGTCCCTTGAGCGGGCTGCTCAACGATCAACTGCTGGAGGCCGCACGGCGGGCGAGCAGCGAGCTGGGGCTTCCCACCGGCACGGCTCCCACCGCGCCCCAGGTGGCCTGGGCCCTCGGGCAAGAGCCCGGGCAACACAGCGCCGAGGATCTACGCGGGCAATTCGTTGACCGTGCCATCAGCGCCCACCAACCCCGGCGCCTGATCACCCTGGCCCCCACCCTGGCGGCGGATCAGCAGTTGCAGTCGATGGTGGCGGCCTACTGCCCCCTGCCGGAAGAGCGCGGCACCACGAGCGATGCCTGCGGTGATGTGGTGGTCCTGCGGGGTGGCATGGGAGCGATGTCCCATGGCTTGTCGATGCTCCAGGAGCTGATCCCCTCAGACCTGCCCTGCTGGGTCTGGTGGAACGGGAGCATGGATGAATCACCCGAGCTCCTCGAAGGGTTGGCAACCGTGCCGCGCCGTTTGGTGGTGGACAGCTCCATCGGAGAGCCCAGGCGCTGCCTCGATCTACTGGCCCAGCGCATTGCCCTTGGACAGGCCGTCAACGACCTCAACTGGCTGCGGCTGCGGACCTGGCGGGAATCGCTGGCGATGGTCTTTGACCCCCCGACCCGCCAGAGCGCCCTCGATCAGGTGGTTCAACTGGATATCGATGTCGAAGGGCAGCATCCGGTCAAAGGACTGCTGCTGGCCGCCTGGATTGCCGATCGGCTCGGCTGGCACCTGGTAAGCAGCTTCTGGATCGATGGATCAAGCCCAGCGGAGCGGGGGATCGGGGCTGAATTCCAGCGCTCCGATGGCCAAAGCGTTCAGTTCCGCCTGATGCCTGTCCCAGTCGGCATGAGCAAGGTCCATCCCGGGGCCCTGGTCGGCCTACGCCTGATCTGCGCACCGCCGAACCGCTCGCCCCTCTGCGTGATCCTCTGCTCGGAATCAGGAGGCTGCATGCGTCTGGAGGCCGGTGGCGTCGCCTCGATGGAACTGGCCGAGGAGGTCGTGCCCCTGCCCAACGAAAGCGAGGAGATGGAAATGGCCCGCCTGCTGGGGGGAGGACATGACAGCACCAACCCACTGATGGCCGCAGCCGTCGCCCTGGCTGCCAAGCTGCTGCCCAGTTAG
- a CDS encoding cobyrinate a,c-diamide synthase, giving the protein MPCLIAAPASGSGKTLVSLALAALARRRGLNLQTFKVGPDYLDPQLLSLASGRACRNLDALLCGEDWLRQSFQRHGSQGDLCLVEGVMGLFDGKGPSAEGSSAHVAALLQLPVVLVVEASRQAGSLAALVRGFRDHDPQLTIAGVVLNGVGSARHEALLREALASIAMPVLGALPRHSSLELPSRHLGLLPAHELEDVQTRLEAWAELAQEHLDLEQLWPLLSAPPPAEPPPTPAPPGQGVRAPIKVALASDAAFHFRYPEAIELLEQNGLTVEAWSPLADEPLPSDCRGVILPGGYPELHAGSLSASQRSLSDLRQARAMGLPIYAECGGLLLLGRGLEDQQGILHPMADLLPFQARRGSLSLGYRQASPLGDGLVLRQGETLWGHEFHRWQLDAENSEASSLWQLEGWGSPARREGWGDGQLHASWLHLHWGGCPAIPQRFAAAARQVSPLVPD; this is encoded by the coding sequence ATGCCCTGCCTGATTGCCGCTCCTGCCAGCGGCAGCGGCAAGACCCTGGTCAGCCTCGCCCTCGCCGCCCTGGCGCGTCGCCGCGGCCTCAACCTGCAGACCTTCAAGGTGGGGCCGGACTACCTGGACCCCCAGCTGTTGTCCCTGGCCAGTGGCCGGGCCTGCCGAAACCTCGACGCCCTGCTCTGCGGCGAAGACTGGCTGCGGCAGAGCTTCCAGCGCCACGGCAGCCAAGGGGATCTCTGCCTGGTGGAGGGGGTGATGGGCCTCTTCGATGGCAAGGGTCCCTCCGCCGAGGGGAGTTCCGCCCACGTGGCTGCGCTGTTGCAGCTCCCGGTGGTCCTGGTGGTGGAGGCCAGCCGGCAGGCCGGCTCCCTCGCCGCCCTGGTGCGGGGCTTCCGGGACCATGACCCGCAGCTGACCATCGCCGGGGTGGTGCTCAACGGGGTGGGCAGTGCCCGCCACGAAGCCCTGCTGCGGGAGGCCCTGGCCTCGATCGCCATGCCGGTGCTTGGGGCCCTGCCCCGGCACAGCAGCCTGGAATTGCCCTCGAGACACCTGGGGCTGCTGCCCGCCCATGAACTGGAGGATGTACAGACGCGACTGGAGGCCTGGGCGGAACTGGCCCAGGAGCATCTCGACCTCGAGCAGCTCTGGCCGCTGCTAAGCGCGCCGCCTCCAGCCGAACCCCCACCAACACCAGCCCCGCCCGGGCAAGGAGTACGAGCACCGATCAAGGTGGCCCTGGCCAGCGATGCCGCCTTTCACTTCCGCTACCCCGAGGCAATCGAGCTGCTGGAGCAGAACGGATTAACCGTCGAGGCCTGGTCACCGTTAGCGGATGAACCCCTCCCTTCGGATTGCCGTGGCGTGATCCTGCCGGGGGGCTATCCGGAACTGCATGCAGGCAGCTTGAGTGCAAGCCAACGCAGCCTCAGCGACCTACGGCAGGCGCGGGCGATGGGGCTCCCGATCTACGCCGAATGCGGTGGGTTGCTGCTGCTCGGGCGCGGCCTGGAGGACCAACAGGGCATCCTGCATCCCATGGCGGATCTGCTGCCCTTTCAGGCGAGGCGCGGGAGCTTGAGCCTGGGCTATCGCCAAGCCTCCCCGCTGGGCGATGGGCTGGTGCTGCGCCAAGGCGAGACGCTCTGGGGGCACGAGTTTCACCGCTGGCAGCTCGACGCTGAGAACTCCGAGGCCTCAAGCCTTTGGCAGCTGGAGGGCTGGGGCAGTCCGGCCCGCCGAGAAGGCTGGGGCGATGGCCAGCTCCATGCCAGCTGGCTACACCTGCATTGGGGGGGCTGCCCGGCGATCCCGCAGCGCTTTGCCGCCGCCGCCCGCCAGGTCTCACCACTGGTCCCTGATTAA
- a CDS encoding histidine phosphatase family protein: MAALHLWLLRHGATEWALNGRHTGNTDLPLLPQGEAEAQGLAPVLAQHRFTAVLSSPLQRARRTCELAGLGEQAQIEPDLKEWDYGDYEGLTTAAIRQSVPDWTVFSHPCPGGESSDQVQQRCERVIARASAYASGAPGERCDVALFAHGHILRSLAGCWLGQGPAGGARLVLGTGSFCVLGYERQTRALIHWNAPAKPA, from the coding sequence ATGGCCGCCTTGCACCTTTGGCTGTTGCGCCACGGCGCTACCGAATGGGCACTGAATGGACGCCACACCGGCAACACCGATCTCCCCCTGCTGCCCCAAGGCGAAGCGGAAGCGCAGGGACTCGCGCCGGTTCTGGCCCAGCACCGCTTTACCGCCGTCTTAAGCAGCCCCCTGCAACGGGCCAGACGCACCTGTGAACTGGCAGGGCTTGGCGAGCAGGCCCAGATCGAACCCGATCTCAAGGAATGGGACTACGGCGACTACGAGGGGCTGACCACCGCCGCGATTCGCCAGAGCGTCCCGGACTGGACCGTCTTCAGCCACCCCTGCCCAGGGGGAGAGAGCAGCGATCAGGTGCAGCAGCGCTGTGAGCGGGTGATTGCCCGTGCCAGCGCATACGCCAGCGGTGCACCAGGGGAGCGCTGTGACGTGGCGCTCTTTGCCCATGGCCACATCCTGCGCAGCCTCGCGGGGTGCTGGCTGGGGCAGGGCCCCGCCGGCGGCGCCCGACTGGTGCTGGGTACCGGCAGCTTCTGCGTTCTGGGCTATGAGCGCCAGACCCGCGCCCTGATCCACTGGAATGCCCCTGCCAAACCGGCCTAA
- a CDS encoding acylphosphatase, whose translation MTRDDSPQRQSGTPGWLIADTRPLTRGNRSAKVRQWVRQEQRHNSQSALRIERWQLQIRGHVQGVGFRESCSRMAKDLDLSGWVRNCPDGSVEVQAEGQPHHLTQLRLWCERGPREAEVLSVNQSQLPPLKEDWFEIRR comes from the coding sequence ATGACGCGGGATGACAGCCCACAACGCCAGTCAGGGACACCGGGCTGGCTGATTGCCGATACGCGGCCCCTCACCCGAGGAAACCGCAGCGCCAAAGTGCGGCAATGGGTGCGCCAGGAGCAGCGCCACAACAGCCAAAGCGCGCTTCGGATTGAGCGCTGGCAGCTGCAGATCCGAGGCCATGTGCAAGGCGTCGGCTTCCGTGAAAGTTGCAGCCGCATGGCCAAAGACCTTGACCTCAGCGGCTGGGTGAGGAATTGCCCGGACGGCTCCGTGGAAGTGCAGGCCGAGGGCCAGCCCCATCATCTGACCCAATTGCGCCTCTGGTGTGAACGGGGTCCCAGGGAGGCGGAGGTGCTGAGCGTGAACCAAAGCCAGCTCCCGCCCCTCAAGGAAGACTGGTTCGAAATTCGCCGTTAG
- a CDS encoding GAP family protein produces the protein MTNGTLWAELLAYGSGIALSPLHIGLLLLLLLGPNPLRRGGLLVLGWMLTVTAMVVLLLTVGHGLLLTMEKGTSHRTGLDLLAAGALLALGLKELLDRKEDGAEAPGWTRQLDRFCAMPLPLLLGVSSALEVISPDDLFLFAKAASALLSSGLSQLQETLYTSGFALACSTALLLPFLAVLIGRDRVLPLLERGKTLLFNKGDLLVGGLSLVLAGYLGWQGIEGLQLS, from the coding sequence ATGACCAATGGCACCCTCTGGGCCGAGTTGCTGGCCTACGGCAGTGGGATCGCCCTGAGCCCGCTGCATATCGGCCTGCTGCTGCTGCTCCTGCTCGGGCCAAACCCGCTGCGGCGCGGCGGGCTGCTCGTGCTCGGCTGGATGCTCACCGTCACCGCCATGGTGGTGCTGCTGCTGACCGTGGGCCATGGCCTCCTGCTCACGATGGAGAAAGGCACCAGCCATCGCACAGGCTTGGATTTGCTCGCGGCCGGTGCCTTGCTGGCCCTGGGGCTCAAAGAATTACTGGATCGCAAAGAAGACGGTGCCGAGGCCCCCGGCTGGACCCGTCAGCTCGATCGCTTCTGCGCCATGCCCCTGCCGTTGCTGCTGGGGGTGAGTTCAGCCCTGGAGGTCATCAGCCCCGACGATCTCTTCCTCTTTGCCAAAGCCGCCTCAGCCCTGCTGTCCTCTGGGCTGAGCCAACTGCAAGAGACGCTCTACACCAGCGGCTTCGCCCTGGCCTGCAGCACGGCGCTCCTGCTGCCCTTCCTCGCGGTGCTCATCGGCCGCGACCGGGTGTTGCCCCTGCTCGAGCGCGGTAAAACCCTGCTGTTCAACAAGGGGGATCTGCTGGTGGGGGGGCTGAGCTTGGTCTTGGCGGGCTACCTCGGCTGGCAGGGCATCGAAGGCTTGCAGCTCAGCTAG
- a CDS encoding ATP-dependent RecD-like DNA helicase, producing MAEGGLTSGQTAATEAFEQWLKAPYDGTPFVLSGFAGTGKTFLSCHLLALVEQRDWCWTVVAPTHKAVGVLRQQLSWAGLQPTWYPSTIHRLLRLKLKRQGDLERCEETEQTAGSLENLSLVLIDEASMVDSALLEIALRCAHPFKTRLVFVGDPAQLPPVGEPQSPVFSMGRSVNASLTEVVRHQGPVLQLATGLRSGDLPCRQPPALGLVRDPQGQVAVLPRSQWLEAAQAALKRGAELDNPDHARILCYTNRALEQLVPLARRAIHGEMADQLPVLPGEVLMTRSAVMAPACRAGEEAAEEPDMLLGSNRELVVRDVTPERCDLADFGVGSGDGLTPAVIDTLNAEVEAGETRLTLRLLPPVGSAGRQALDGVMRSLRLQAREAGKQQGRSLWRRYFLVRDAFASLGPAAVLTVHRSQGSTFGEVFIAGDVFWPSDDTLRRQLVYVAVSRASQAVWLSADQRLASAGATQERDRWSRWLKGAS from the coding sequence TTGGCTGAGGGGGGGCTAACCAGCGGCCAAACGGCGGCGACCGAGGCGTTTGAGCAGTGGCTCAAGGCCCCCTACGACGGCACTCCGTTTGTCCTCAGTGGTTTTGCTGGCACCGGGAAGACCTTCCTCTCCTGCCACCTGCTGGCTCTGGTGGAGCAGAGGGATTGGTGTTGGACCGTGGTGGCCCCCACCCACAAGGCGGTGGGTGTCCTGCGGCAGCAGCTGTCCTGGGCCGGCCTTCAGCCCACCTGGTACCCGAGCACCATCCACCGTTTGCTGCGGCTGAAGCTCAAGCGCCAGGGGGATCTGGAACGGTGCGAAGAAACCGAGCAGACCGCTGGCTCCCTCGAGAATCTCTCCTTGGTGCTGATCGACGAGGCCTCGATGGTCGACAGCGCCCTCCTGGAGATTGCCCTGCGCTGCGCCCACCCCTTCAAGACCCGCTTGGTCTTTGTCGGCGATCCGGCCCAGTTGCCGCCCGTGGGGGAGCCGCAGAGCCCGGTGTTCTCGATGGGCCGCTCCGTCAACGCCAGCTTGACCGAGGTAGTGCGCCATCAAGGTCCGGTGTTGCAGCTCGCCACCGGTCTGCGCAGTGGTGATCTTCCTTGCCGTCAGCCCCCCGCCTTGGGTCTGGTTCGGGATCCCCAGGGGCAGGTGGCGGTCCTGCCCCGCTCCCAGTGGCTGGAGGCGGCCCAGGCGGCCCTGAAGCGCGGCGCGGAGCTCGATAACCCCGATCACGCCAGGATCCTTTGCTACACAAACCGGGCCCTGGAGCAGTTGGTTCCGCTGGCCCGCCGCGCCATCCATGGCGAGATGGCCGATCAGCTCCCCGTCCTGCCGGGGGAGGTCTTGATGACACGCTCGGCGGTGATGGCCCCGGCGTGCCGGGCCGGGGAGGAGGCCGCGGAGGAGCCCGACATGCTGCTCGGCTCCAACCGTGAATTGGTGGTCCGCGATGTCACCCCCGAGCGCTGTGACCTGGCGGACTTTGGGGTGGGCAGCGGCGACGGCCTGACGCCGGCCGTAATCGACACCCTCAATGCCGAGGTGGAGGCTGGCGAGACCCGGCTCACCCTGCGTCTCCTCCCGCCGGTGGGCAGTGCCGGACGCCAAGCCCTCGATGGGGTCATGCGCTCCCTGCGCCTCCAGGCCCGGGAAGCCGGCAAGCAGCAGGGCCGCAGTCTGTGGCGGCGTTATTTCCTGGTGCGCGATGCCTTCGCCTCCCTGGGTCCCGCTGCGGTGCTGACGGTGCACCGCAGCCAGGGCAGCACCTTTGGCGAGGTCTTCATTGCTGGTGACGTCTTCTGGCCCAGTGATGACACCCTGCGGCGCCAGTTGGTCTATGTGGCGGTCAGCCGGGCCTCGCAGGCGGTTTGGCTCAGTGCCGATCAGCGTCTGGCCAGTGCCGGGGCCACCCAGGAGCGTGATCGCTGGAGCCGCTGGCTCAAGGGTGCTAGCTGA
- a CDS encoding divergent PAP2 family protein gives MNALLDNGALWWGLAACGTAQFSKLVIELVVHRRWNPKVLVETGGMPSSHSALLTGTAAALGWQQGFDSGLFALAATMCFVVLYDASHVRYSAGLTAARVNALSDGGEEQAPLKEKLGHTPLEVLVGSLMGPLVSLPGLVLVGSPLTLAQHLGWMAIG, from the coding sequence ATGAACGCTCTTTTGGACAACGGGGCCCTGTGGTGGGGGCTCGCCGCCTGTGGCACGGCCCAGTTCTCCAAGCTGGTGATTGAGCTGGTGGTGCACCGACGCTGGAACCCAAAGGTGCTCGTCGAGACCGGTGGCATGCCCTCGAGCCATTCGGCCTTGCTGACCGGGACTGCCGCCGCTCTGGGCTGGCAGCAGGGGTTTGATTCCGGCCTGTTTGCCCTGGCGGCGACCATGTGCTTCGTGGTCCTCTATGACGCCTCCCACGTCCGCTATTCCGCTGGGCTCACGGCAGCCCGCGTGAATGCCCTGAGTGATGGGGGGGAGGAGCAGGCGCCGCTCAAGGAGAAGCTCGGCCACACCCCCTTGGAGGTGCTGGTCGGCAGCCTGATGGGCCCCCTGGTTTCCTTGCCGGGGCTGGTGCTGGTGGGCTCTCCCTTGACCCTGGCCCAGCACTTGGGCTGGATGGCGATTGGCTGA